Within the Gammaproteobacteria bacterium genome, the region CGATGAGCCGCATCGCCTCGGCATTCGAAGCCGCCAGGCCGGCGCGGCGGACCAGTTCGCCCAGCGGCACGCCTGCATCGCCGCCCGCGATCGTGACTTCGGGCATGTCTTCGGGCGTTTCTCCAAGCCGGTGACGCCGGGAGAAATCCTCGGCCGCCTGATTCGCCGCGCCATCGCCGTGAAAGCGCGCCGTGAGTTCGTGCGCAAGCGCCATCTTCGCATCGCGCGGATTGCCGCCCGTTTCCACGCTGGCACGAAGTTCGTCCAGTTCGGACTGTGTGCGAAGGCTCAGCAGGTCCAGGTAGCGCCACATCAATTCGTCGGATACTGACATGAGCTTCCCGTACATCTCCGCCGGCGGATCCATGATCGCGATGTGATTGCCGAGCGACTTGGACATCTTCTGAACGCCGTCGGTTCCTTCCAGAAGCGGCAGAGTCAGAACGATCTGCGAAGGCTGGCCATGCTCGGCCTGGATCTGCCGGCCGAGCAGCAGGTTGAAAGTCTGGTCCGTGCCGCCGAGCTCCACATCGGCCTCCAGCGCCACCGAGTCGTAGCCCTGGGCAACCGGGTACATGAACTCGTGCAGGCCGATCGGGTTGCCCTCGCCGAAACGCTTCTTGAAGTCGTCGCGCTCCAGCATGCGCGCCAGCGTGCGCTTGCCCGCCAGCCGAACCAGGTCCGCCGCGCTGAGACGGTTCATCCAGGTCGAGTTGAACTCGACGCGCGTGAGTTCGGGATCCAGCACTCGGTGCAC harbors:
- a CDS encoding tyrosine--tRNA ligase — translated: MSSPQRQLRELRRGVVDLVREEELLERLREDRPLRVKCGFDPTAPDLHLGHVVILTKMRQFQDFGHEVIFLIGDFTGMIGDPSGRSKARPTLTGEKLKENAATYAEQVHRVLDPELTRVEFNSTWMNRLSAADLVRLAGKRTLARMLERDDFKKRFGEGNPIGLHEFMYPVAQGYDSVALEADVELGGTDQTFNLLLGRQIQAEHGQPSQIVLTLPLLEGTDGVQKMSKSLGNHIAIMDPPAEMYGKLMSVSDELMWRYLDLLSLRTQSELDELRASVETGGNPRDAKMALAHELTARFHGDGAANQAAEDFSRRHRLGETPEDMPEVTIAGGDAGVPLGELVRRAGLAASNAEAMRLIAQGAVRLDGERVSDRSMVVPAGSSSVLQVGKRRFARVSIETASSS